One Pyrus communis chromosome 13, drPyrComm1.1, whole genome shotgun sequence genomic window carries:
- the LOC137712143 gene encoding uncharacterized protein gives MGFIAKAMSNSSSSRSSENWGMGLLLVLFPEDNGGTTTAIVHKITKLFSSSSTSSPSSSSSSSSSKTCTVFRRTSSNNLILSKAQSTISICALLVFLTLLLFTLSTFEPSAAKPRPVVPSPSRRFLSQSTQIPQSPTHHNFPLLSSSWLSDMWKQKQQKLFKSQFALQKMGTLYRRGTRAMPDLVVAHVHDDVTEPELRLFLRVLHRSGLTSRADVAFVFASSGSRFGSVIQEENASFLVLLRRYGGLNRTAAARENPGLGFDAGQFIKAGKKDIEEPLWGKKGVNSEGDGELTRYSYGSVVGFEAGELDPENSLSGFVEHVVPMSLRRWACYPMLLGRVRRNFKHIMLVDAKNSVVVRDPLARVRHRSPESVLLFAMPPGKHPKKNSDSTQSHGAVNSVIITGGARGIRRLSNTVLTEIVRATMQHKRKSMVTESGILSQLVANPFVRKSINLVTSSESVPDPSLIGGAAGLSGGHTIIQRGNSNHDELKSIIMKQICLLEIDSSVYRDC, from the coding sequence ATGGGCTTCATAGCAAAGGCCATGAGCAATAGCAGTAGCAGCAGGAGCAGTGAAAATTGGGGGATGGGTTTGCTTCTGGTGCTCTTCCCGGAGGACAACGGCGGCACCACCACCGCCATTGTCCACAAAATCACCAagctcttctcttcttcttccacttcatctccgtcctcctcctcctcctcttcctcctccaaaACATGCACGGTTTTCAGAAGAACCAGCTCCAACAACCTTATTCTCTCCAAAGCCCAGTCCACAATCTCCATCTGTGCCCTTCTCGTCTTCCTCACCCTCCTCCTCTTCACCCTCTCAACCTTCGAGCCTTCCGCCGCCAAGCCTCGCCCCGTCGTCCCATCACCTTCCAGAAGGTTCCTCTCCCAAAGTACTCAAATTCCCCAATCGCCCACCCATCACAACTTCCCCCTTCTCTCCTCCTCATGGTTGTCCGATATGTGGAAGCAAAAACAGCAGAAGTTGTTTAAGTCCCAATTTGCCCTCCAGAAGATGGGCACTCTGTACCGCCGCGGCACCAGAGCCATGCCCGATCTCGTCGTCGCCCACGTCCACGACGACGTCACGGAACCCGAGCTCCGGTTGTTTCTGAGGGTGTTGCACCGGTCCGGCCTCACGTCCAGAGCGGACGTGGCGTTCGTCTTCGCCTCCTCTGGTTCGAGATTCGGGTCCGTAATCCAGGAAGAGAACGCCTCGTTCTTAGTGCTGCTCCGCCGTTACGGGGGCCTAAACCGGACGGCTGCGGCGAGGGAAAACCCCGGTTTGGGATTCGACGCGGGTCAGTTCATCAAGGCCGGGAAAAAGGATATTGAAGAGCCCCTCTGGGGGAAAAAGGGTGTAAACTCGGAAGGCGACGGTGAGTTGACTCGGTATAGTTACGGGTCGGTTGTGGGGTTCGAGGCGGGCGAGCTGGACCCGGAAAACTCACTATCCGGATTCGTGGAGCACGTAGTGCCGATGAGCCTGCGTCGGTGGGCATGTTACCCGATGCTTCTCGGCCGGGTTCGAAGAAACTTCAAGCATATTATGTTGGTGGACGCGAAAAACTCGGTCGTGGTCAGGGACCCACTCGCCCGAGTCCGGCACCGGAGTCCCGAGTCGGTTCTTTTATTCGCAATGCCGCCGGGTAAGCACCCCAAGAAAAACTCCGACTCAACTCAGTCTCACGGCGCGGTTAATTCCGTCATTATCACCGGCGGAGCCCGCGGAATTCGGCGGCTGTCGAACACCGTGTTGACGGAAATAGTTCGGGCCACCATGCAGCACAAGAGGAAGAGCATGGTGACCGAGTCGGGAATTTTGAGTCAACTCGTTGCCAACCCATTCGTAAGGAAGAGCATTAATCTGGTCACGTCAAGTGAGTCGGTGCCGGACCCGAGTTTAATCGGCGGAGCAGCGGGGCTGTCCGGCGGGCACACAATTATCCAACGTGGTAATAGTAATCACGACGAGCTTAAGTCTATTATCATGAAGCAAATTTGTTTATTAGAAATAGATTCTTCTGTCTATAGGGATTGTTAg
- the LOC137713921 gene encoding uncharacterized protein At1g65710-like: MGTCFSRKKTSSCPPPPLPPAPPATGYGYGYGVVDSSIESKPKSETQAAELKTKVKKQPGGKPEQIAQQGDNQDQEPQVQVKKEVFVIKHRRSHDERGDRDCKKTPLPQNQIQTNSPPSDAAVVFAAATASSPQIGTAAKTGACSGSADDVDKVGKRERTLSCNKEELDAILIQCGRLSRSNSSGPANRTRKYSGSKRSYDFDASDGHANVSDICNDADGEGEGVAEEKTHRQSSRSRPSSPSSQGRRRRRTPSRERNQQQQQQRSSSRERRTSISPGKRSSSNANSAATATSTANANPRPGKMVSVPAAAINNGGESATNIKRISVKRNVGSPRAQSPARAQSPARVNGRAPNDGQQQPSLSRSSSRKAEHSPYRRNPLAEIDQNSLAYPQANNNNRKKREIHAEEEIVAKEHTHLQKPTLETNSNRIVAHGINYITSNSPMDNKNKVLVEEAKGQPQGKPQTLTRSRSSRRSRDLDIDPETNTLSNPVQSLYTSLLLQDIQNFHQQNAPNAVSLPPCVSKACSIAEAVADLNSTTKSTPTDQLNKKVGPGYNASIVGKSIGGIADERKDPFVESEVVVNDDLMEPSFHKYVTVRRGTGALEDMEDQESSGSNSFVSGSSRSQQHNWGFSSSWEPNSADSTDCWASRSNTKEEDQKTPLSLDKDEAAKRRLTGRHHHQRSGGGIGRGRLATINAKGLPRLPGVAAAASM; the protein is encoded by the exons ATGGGTACTTGTTTTAGCAGGAAGAAAACCTCTTCTTGTCCTCCGCCGCCGCTGCCTCCTGCTCCGCCCGCTACCGGTTATGGTTACGGTTACGGGGTGGTTGATTCGAGCATCGAGAGCAAGCCCAAATCGGAAACCCAAGCAGCGGAGCTTAAAACGAAGGTGAAGAAGCAGCCAGGAGGAAAACCAGAACAAATTGCCCAACAAGGAGACAATCAAGATCAAGAACCCCAAGTCCAAGTGAAAAAGGAGGTATTTGTCATCAAACACCGAAGGAGCCACGACGAAAGAGGGGACAGAGATTGCAAAAAAACCCCACTTCcccaaaaccaaatccaaacGAATTCACCACCGTCAGACGCGGCGGTTGTTTTTGCTGCTGCCACTGCTTCTTCTCCGCAGATTGGTACTGCCGCCAAGACGGGTGCTTGCAGCGGATCTGCAGATGACGTCGACAAGGTTGGGAAGCGTGAGAGGACGCTGAGCTGCAACAAGGAGGAATTGGACGCCATTCTCATACAGTGTGGGAGGCTCAGCCGGAGCAATTCTTCCGGGCCTGCGAATAGAACCAGAAAGTACTCCGGTTCGAAGAGGAGCTATGATTTCGATGCGAGTGATGGTCATGCCAATGTCAGTGATATTTGCAATGATGCTGATGGTGAAGGTGAGGGGGTTGCAGAAGAGAAAACCCACCGCCAATCCTCGAGGTCAAggccttcttctccttcttctcaagggaggaggagaaggaggacACCCAGCAGAGAAAGAAAtcagcagcaacagcagcaacGATCGAGCAGTAGGGAGAGACGAACTAGTATTTCACCAGGCAAACGCTCATCTTCTAATGCTAATTCTGCTGCAACTGCCACTTCAACTGCCAATGCGAATCCGAGGCCAGGAAAGATGGTTTCCGTCCCTGCAGCTGCCATTAACAATGGAGGGGAATCCGCAACTAACATCAAGCGAATTTCGGTGAAGAGAAATGTTGGATCGCCTCGTGCTCAATCCCCAGCTAGAGCTCAGTCCCCGGCCAGAGTTAATGGTAGAGCTCCCAATGATGGCCAGCAGCAGCCTTCACTAAGCCGAAGCTCCTCAAGAAAAGCGGAGCACTCGCCCTACAGAAGGAACCCGTTGGCTGAGATCGATCAGAACTCCCTTGCCTATCCACAAGCCAATAACAACAAccgaaagaaaagagaaatccACGCTGAAGAGGAGATTGTTGCCAAGGAACACACCCATCTTCAG AAACCGACTCTCGAAACCAACAGTAACAGAATTGTTGCCCACGGTATAAACTACATAACCAGCAACAGTCCAATGGACAACAAGAACAAGGTGCTAGTGGAGGAGGCTAAGGGACAACCACAAGGGAAACCCCAAACATTAACAAGAAGCAGGTCGTCTAGGCGATCCAGAGACCTAGACATTGATCCTGAAACAAACACCCTTTCGAATCCTGTGCAGTCTTTGTATACTTCACTATTGCTCCAAGACATACAGAATTTCCACCAGCAGAACGCGCCGAATGCAGTATCACTCCCTCCATGTGTATCCAAGGCCTGCTCCATCGCAGAAGCAGTTGCCGACCTCAACTCTACCACGAAAAGCACCCCAACTGATCAATTGAACAAAAAAGTTGGTCCTGGCTATAATGCTTCAATTGTTGGGAAGAGCATAGGCGGCATAGCGGATGAGCGAAAGGATCCTTTTGTGGAGTCTGAGGTAGTTGTCAATGATGATCTGATGGAGCCAAGCTTCCATAAGTATGTGACTGTGAGAAGGGGTACAGGTGCACTAGAAGATATGGAGGACCAGGAGTCTTCTGGCAGCAACAGCTTTGTGAGCGGTAGTTCTCGTTCGCAACAACATAATTGGGGCTTCTCTTCTTCATGGGAACCCAATTCAGCTGACTCCACTGATTGCTGGGCTTCAAGATCCAACACCAAAGAGGAGGATCAGAAAACTCCACTGAGTTTGGATAAGGACGAAGCTGCCAAGAGGAGATTGACtggccgccaccaccaccagcgCAGTGGTGGTGGGATTGGGCGTGGGAGGCTTGCTACCATCAACGCCAAAGGGCTTCCTAGACTTCCAGGTGTTGCTGCTGCAGCTTCAATGTAG